The following coding sequences are from one Leptolyngbya sp. NIES-3755 window:
- a CDS encoding hypothetical protein (conserved hypothetical protein TIGR00159;~similar to AA sequence:cyanobase_aa:LBDG_22390) translates to MEIQLQFSALSFDEASIPPLLLLPTALQAVLNFILENLRFLVDVGLVLALTYVMLVIIGRERRTLWMVRGFIILMLAAAVSRRMDLALLSFVLNNLVVGAAVAMAFILQSEFRRFLEQLGRGEISQLFQPSNRSLPGSDSVIDEIVEAVKGLSQNRTGALMIIETGIAIDDRDFSVPGVKLNAELSKELLQTIFQTTTLLHDGAVLIRGSRIIAAGVILPLSEKTASRQLGTRHRAAMGITEKLENCICVVVSEETGSISLAERGILNRPLTSSKLKELLEERFSQSGDREPVSRDLKSLGRQFRTKAVFLFSRLFNEGSLKDRRIPNERKRGDS, encoded by the coding sequence ATGGAAATTCAATTGCAATTCTCTGCTCTAAGCTTCGATGAGGCTTCGATCCCACCCTTGCTTCTCCTTCCGACTGCTCTACAAGCTGTGCTGAATTTTATTCTAGAAAATTTGCGGTTCCTAGTTGACGTGGGGCTAGTGTTGGCGCTCACCTACGTCATGCTGGTGATCATTGGGCGAGAACGTCGGACGCTCTGGATGGTGCGTGGCTTCATTATCCTGATGCTGGCGGCGGCGGTGAGTCGGCGGATGGATTTGGCACTGTTGAGCTTTGTGCTGAATAATCTCGTCGTCGGGGCTGCGGTGGCGATGGCGTTTATTCTTCAGTCGGAATTCCGTCGATTTCTGGAACAGCTTGGACGGGGGGAAATTTCGCAACTGTTTCAACCCTCGAATCGGAGTTTGCCAGGGTCGGACAGCGTAATCGATGAAATTGTTGAAGCGGTGAAAGGGCTGTCACAGAATCGGACTGGGGCACTGATGATTATTGAAACAGGAATCGCGATCGACGATCGAGACTTTTCTGTTCCCGGTGTCAAACTCAATGCAGAATTGTCCAAAGAACTTTTACAAACCATTTTCCAAACCACGACGCTCCTACACGATGGCGCAGTTTTGATTCGGGGGTCGAGAATTATCGCAGCGGGTGTCATTCTGCCTTTATCTGAAAAAACCGCTTCACGCCAATTGGGGACGCGCCACAGAGCCGCAATGGGAATCACGGAAAAACTCGAAAATTGTATCTGTGTCGTTGTATCTGAAGAAACGGGATCAATCTCACTCGCGGAACGAGGAATATTAAATCGACCCTTGACGAGCAGTAAACTAAAAGAACTTTTGGAAGAACGGTTTTCACAGTCGGGCGATCGCGAACCTGTTTCTCGCGATCTGAAATCTCTCGGTCGTCAATTCCGGACAAAGGCAGTATTCTTATTCTCGCGTTTATTTAATGAAGGTAGTTTAAAAGATCGTCGCATTCCGAATGAACGCAAGCGCGGCGACTCTTAA
- a CDS encoding undecaprenyl pyrophosphate synthetase (similar to AA sequence:cyanobase_aa:LBDG_22400), translating to MTTAKHPVLRDLPADLDRDRLPRHVAVIMDGNGRWAKRQGKPRIMGHRRGVDVLKDLLKCCRDWGVEALTAYAFSTENWGRPLEEVEFLMTLFERVLRQELREMMKEDVRIQFVGNLDALPTSLQAEIERSVLETKDNQGIRFTVATNYGGRQEIIKACRSIATQIQQGLIQPDDIDESLFERHLYTTGICDPDLMIRTSGEMRLSNFLLWQAAYAELYVTDTLWPDFDRSEFHLALKSYQQRERRFGKVGNKL from the coding sequence ATGACAACTGCTAAGCACCCCGTTTTAAGAGATTTACCTGCTGATTTAGACCGCGATCGCTTACCTCGCCATGTTGCGGTGATCATGGATGGAAATGGACGATGGGCAAAACGACAGGGGAAACCCCGAATTATGGGGCATCGTCGGGGTGTGGATGTCTTAAAAGATTTGCTGAAATGCTGCCGGGATTGGGGAGTTGAAGCCCTAACCGCTTATGCGTTCTCAACCGAGAATTGGGGACGACCGCTCGAAGAAGTGGAATTTCTGATGACGCTATTTGAGCGGGTTTTGCGTCAAGAACTCCGCGAAATGATGAAGGAAGACGTGCGGATTCAGTTTGTTGGAAATTTGGATGCACTACCGACGAGTTTGCAGGCGGAAATTGAGCGATCGGTATTAGAAACAAAAGACAATCAAGGAATCCGGTTTACCGTTGCGACGAATTATGGGGGACGGCAGGAAATTATTAAGGCTTGTCGGTCGATCGCGACTCAAATTCAACAAGGGTTAATCCAGCCTGATGATATTGATGAGAGCTTATTCGAGCGGCATTTGTATACGACTGGAATTTGTGATCCGGATTTAATGATTCGGACGAGTGGGGAAATGCGATTGAGTAATTTTCTTTTGTGGCAAGCGGCTTACGCAGAATTGTATGTGACGGATACTTTGTGGCCCGACTTCGATCGTTCTGAGTTCCATCTAGCGCTGAAATCTTATCAACAGAGAGAACGCCGATTTGGAAAAGTTGGGAATAAGCTTTAA
- a CDS encoding hypothetical protein (hypothetical protein alr7102;~similar to AA sequence:cyanobase_aa:LBDG_48990) has protein sequence MTQAKPRFRTFEEYLNYDDGSDRRYELVDGELVELPTESWDAGAISLYLFTQLLRFVPYYLIRHKDAEIAVRSSSVKARIPDLMIVTEETAIEMSGQKGLIPLESEPPVLVVEVVSPGEPGQENYDRDYVAKPLEYASRGIPEYWLIDPMREVVIVLYLEGEQYSEIGRSRNRDRLSSPTFPELNLTADQILKAGR, from the coding sequence ATGACTCAAGCCAAACCGAGATTTAGAACCTTTGAAGAGTATTTGAACTATGACGATGGCAGCGATCGACGATATGAATTGGTGGACGGGGAGCTAGTTGAATTGCCGACTGAAAGCTGGGATGCGGGAGCGATTTCGCTTTACTTATTTACACAACTGCTTCGATTTGTTCCTTACTATCTGATTCGACACAAAGATGCTGAAATTGCCGTTCGCAGTTCTTCAGTCAAGGCAAGAATTCCAGATTTGATGATCGTGACCGAGGAAACCGCGATCGAGATGTCAGGACAAAAAGGACTCATTCCCTTAGAGTCTGAGCCTCCAGTTCTCGTCGTCGAAGTCGTGTCGCCCGGAGAACCGGGTCAAGAGAACTATGACCGCGATTATGTTGCGAAACCCTTAGAGTACGCATCACGCGGAATTCCTGAGTATTGGCTGATTGATCCGATGCGCGAAGTCGTGATCGTACTCTATTTGGAAGGAGAACAGTACAGCGAAATTGGGCGGTCTAGAAATCGCGATCGTCTTTCTTCCCCCACGTTTCCCGAATTAAATCTAACTGCTGATCAAATCCTCAAAGCTGGGCGTTAA